In Capsicum annuum cultivar UCD-10X-F1 chromosome 7, UCD10Xv1.1, whole genome shotgun sequence, one genomic interval encodes:
- the LOC107878409 gene encoding pentatricopeptide repeat-containing protein At3g58590, which yields MRNIISASSISSHSNVQKYFSYASKLRLSTSPINLVSHQTFHGQNIKHQRLIQLLQEPDRVQSLEAAKALHALTITMGPDPTQPFLANNTIMSKYSTFGDIRIARHVFDNMSKRSVASYNTIISAYSRNGSLFEAWKLFSEMRGCGYLPTQFTFGGILGCEFLDIFQGFQLQALAEKFGLFYVDAVTGTALLGLLGRQGCLDEAMQFFDEMPKKNLVTLNCMISLLGKYECVEESMMVLRKLIRSGMDPSESTFVGILAGFVGELDLILGEQVHGMVVKNGLNFSVSMSNSLINLYAKCSDIRMAEKMFEDVPVKDVVSWNTMVGAMAKSERADRALVVFRKMCLSGVLPNDTTYVSALNCCSSQHFRLLGESIHAKVIQRKFDSDVYVGSALLDFYVKCDKLDDANVCFDEISEKNVVSWNTLMLGYSSKGSSYAISLLRQMIHSGCHPTEFSFSIVVKSSKLLEILQLHSMSIKMGYIDNDYVSSSLISSYAKNSSVDDALKFVTTNDMPLTVAASNVIANIYNRNGQFDKTQELFSDLENPDTVSWNILIAACSRNGDYEEVFELLGHMRIARVSPDKYTYVSLFSVCTKLCNLGLGSSLHGLIIKTDSNRCDTFVCNIMIDMYGKCGSLASSIKIFNEMTTRNVISWTAIVSALGLHGYAYNALEKFKEMDMTGIKPDKVAFVAMLSACRHVGLVKEGMELFGQMKGKYGIEPEMDHYLIAVDLLARYAYLREAEQLITGMPFPPNALIWRIFLEGCKKKRSIDDSRALAS from the coding sequence ATGAGGAACATTATTTCAGCGTCAAGCATTTCGAGTCATTCTAACGTCCAAAAGTATTTCTCTTATGCTTCGAAACTTCGCTTATCAACCTCCCCTATAAATCTTGTATCCCACCAAACTTTTCATGGACAAAACATCAAACACCAAAGGCTCATTCAGTTACTTCAAGAACCAGATAGGGTTCAATCCCTCGAAGCCGCCAAAGCTCTTCACGCACTCACCATCACAATGGGGCCAGACCCAACTCAACCATTTTTGGCAAATAACACCATCATGTCAAAGTATTCTACATTCGGCGATATCCGCATTGCACGccatgtgtttgataatatgtctAAGAGAAGTGTTGCGtcatataatacaataataagtGCTTATAGTCGCAATGGAAGTTTATTTGAGGCTTGGAAATTGTTTTCTGAGATGAGGGGTTGTGGATATCTACCGACTCAGTTTACTTTTGGTGGGATTTTGGGTTGTGAGTTCTTGGATATTTTTCAAGGATTTCAGTTGCAAGCATTGGCAGAAAAATTTGGTCTTTTTTATGTTGATGCCGTCACAGGGACTGCATTATTGGGTTTACTTGGTAGGCAAGGATGCTTAGATGAAGCTATGCAGTTTTTCGACGAAATGCCTAAAAAGAATTTGGTGACCTTGAATTGTATGATATCGTTGCTTGGAAAATATGAATGTGTTGAGGAGTCCATGATGGTGTTAAGGAAGTTAATAAGGAGTGGAATGGATCCTTCCGAGAGCACTTTCGTGGGTATATTGGCTGGTTTTGTTGGGGAACTTGATTTAATATTAGGGGAACAAGTACATGGGATGGTAGTGAAAAATGGATTGAATTTTTCTGTTTCAATGAGTAATTCATTGATTAACTTGTATGCAAAATGCTCTGACATACGCATGGCAGAGAAGATGTTTGAGGATGTTCCTGTTAAGGATGTTGTGTCGTGGAATACTATGGTTGGTGCAATGGCGAAAAGTGAAAGAGCGGATAGAGCGTTGGTTGTTTTCAGGAAAATGTGTTTAAGTGGTGTATTGCCTAATGATACGACTTATGTGAGTGCCCTAAACTGCTGCAGTAGCCAGCACTTTCGATTGCTTGGGGAGTCCATCCATGCGAAAGTGATCCAGAGAAAGTTTGATTCTGATGTCTATGTCGGTAGTGCTTTACTTGACTTTTATGTTAAATGTGATAAATTGGATGATGCTAATGTTTGCTTTGATGAAATATCCGAGAAGAATGTGGTTTCTTGGAATACTTTGATGTTGGGTTACTCGAGTAAAGGTTCCTCTTATGCTATTTCACTGCTTCGACAAATGATTCACTCGGGTTGTCATCCAActgaattttctttttctattgttgTGAAATCGTCTAAGCTCTTGGAGATACTTCAGCTCCATTCCATGTCCATAAAAATGGGTTACATTGATAATGATTATGTCTCTAGCAGTCTCATTTCTTCATATGCAAAAAATAGTTCAGTTGATGATGCCCTAAAGTTTGTCACTACCAATGACATGCCGCTTACTGTTGCTGCATCCAATGTGATTGCAAATATTTATAACAGAAACGGGCAATTTGATAAGACTCAAGAGTTGTTTTCTGACCTTGAAAATCCGGATACTGTATCTTGGAATATTTTGATTGCAGCCTGTTCTCGAAATGGTGATTACGAAGAAGTTTTTGAACTTCTTGGTCACATGAGGATAGCTAGGGTCTCTCCTGATAAATACACATATGTTAGCCTGTTTAGTGTTTGCACCAAGCTTTGTAACCTCGGTCTAGGTAGTTCACTTCATGGCCTTATTATTAAGACTGATTCTAACCGTTGTGACACATTTGTCTGCAATATCATGATTGACATGTATGGAAAATGTGGAAGTCTTGCTAGCTCTATCAAGATCTTCAATGAAATGACAACTAGAAATGTGATCTCATGGACAGCCATTGTTTCAGCCCTTGGACTGCACGGTTATGCATACAACGCATTGGAGAAATTCAAGGAGATGGATATGACAGGGATTAAACCTGATAAGGTTGCTTTCGTAGCTATGCTTTCAGCATGTAGACACGTTGGATTAGTGAAAGAAGGGATGGAATTGTTCGGACAGATGAAAGGGAAATATGGGATAGAACCAGAGATGGATCACTATCTTATCGCAGTGGACTTGCTGGCTAGGTATGCCTATCTGAGAGAAGCCGAGCAGTTGATAACTGGAATGCCTTTCCCTCCAAATGCTCTAATATGGCGCATTTTCTTGGAAGGCTGCAAGAAAAAGAGAAGCATAGACGACTCTCGCGCTCTTGcttcataa